A single genomic interval of Saccharothrix saharensis harbors:
- a CDS encoding sirohydrochlorin chelatase has translation MTLVLVAHGTRDPAGAVVVEEIASLVRARLGGVPVRVAYADVRRPDVTSVLSSVSGPAVVVPAFLAAGYHVRVDIPAQVEASGHPDAVITDPIGPALLPALLARLTEAGWTRGDSVVLAAAGSSDPRALADVRATATALSRRVGPVTIGYAATAEPRVADVVAAASGRVAVASWLLAPGLFHRVVAESGAAVVAAPIGAHLRVVEAVLLRYYEARCFQDVA, from the coding sequence ATGACCCTCGTCCTCGTCGCGCACGGCACCCGCGACCCCGCCGGGGCCGTCGTCGTGGAAGAGATCGCGTCCCTCGTCCGCGCCCGCCTCGGCGGCGTGCCGGTCCGGGTCGCCTACGCCGACGTGCGCCGGCCGGACGTGACGTCGGTGCTGTCGTCGGTGTCCGGTCCCGCGGTCGTCGTGCCGGCCTTCCTGGCCGCCGGGTACCACGTCCGGGTGGACATCCCTGCGCAGGTGGAGGCGTCCGGCCACCCCGACGCGGTGATCACGGACCCGATCGGCCCGGCCCTGCTGCCCGCGCTGCTCGCCCGGCTGACCGAAGCGGGCTGGACCCGGGGCGACTCGGTGGTCCTGGCGGCGGCCGGCTCCTCGGACCCCCGCGCCCTGGCCGACGTCCGCGCCACCGCCACCGCCCTGTCGCGCCGGGTGGGCCCGGTGACCATCGGCTACGCCGCCACCGCCGAACCGCGCGTCGCGGACGTGGTCGCCGCCGCGTCCGGCCGCGTGGCCGTCGCCTCCTGGCTGCTCGCGCCCGGCCTGTTCCACCGCGTGGTGGCCGAGTCGGGCGCCGCCGTCGTCGCCGCGCCGATCGGCGCGCACCTGCGGGTCGTGGAAGCCGTCCTGCTGCGCTACTACGAGGCCCGCTGCTTCCAAGACGTCGCCTGA
- a CDS encoding uroporphyrinogen-III synthase: MNVPPLAGYTVGVTAARRADELSALLERKGATVLHGPAIRIVPLPDDAELLAATRAVVEEPVDFAVATTGIGFRGWVEAAEGWGLGARLLSRLSGGRVLARGPKARGAVRAAGLVEECAPEGESNAELLDHLLRSGVSGKRVAVQLHGDVLPEFTSTLRAAGATVVEVPVYRWTGPADPAPLERLLEAVLAGQVDALTFTSAPAAASVLRTAEAMGKLPELTSLLRRDVLVVGVGAITAGPLVTAGIPVVQPARARIGALARELTLELPARATRLRIAARDIELRGQAVVVDGELRPVPPAPMAVLRVLAAARGRVVSRRDLLAALPSGGEEHAVETAIGRLRSALGEPRMVATVVKRGYRLAMDPAGVAV, encoded by the coding sequence GTGAACGTCCCCCCGCTGGCCGGGTACACGGTCGGGGTGACCGCCGCCCGGCGGGCCGACGAGCTCTCCGCCCTGCTCGAGCGCAAGGGCGCGACCGTGCTGCACGGTCCCGCCATCAGGATCGTGCCGCTGCCCGACGACGCGGAGCTGCTGGCCGCGACCAGGGCGGTGGTGGAGGAACCGGTGGACTTCGCCGTGGCGACCACCGGCATCGGCTTCCGCGGCTGGGTCGAGGCCGCGGAGGGCTGGGGGCTGGGCGCGCGCCTGCTGTCCCGGCTGTCCGGGGGGCGGGTGCTGGCCCGGGGGCCGAAGGCGCGGGGCGCGGTGCGCGCGGCCGGGTTGGTGGAGGAGTGCGCGCCGGAGGGGGAGAGCAACGCCGAGTTGCTGGACCACCTGCTGCGGTCCGGCGTGTCCGGCAAGCGCGTCGCGGTGCAGCTGCACGGCGACGTGCTGCCGGAGTTCACCTCGACCTTGCGCGCGGCCGGTGCCACGGTCGTGGAGGTCCCCGTCTACCGCTGGACCGGCCCGGCCGACCCCGCGCCGCTGGAACGGCTGCTGGAAGCCGTCCTGGCCGGCCAGGTGGACGCGCTCACGTTCACCAGCGCGCCCGCCGCCGCGTCCGTGCTGCGGACCGCCGAGGCTATGGGCAAGCTGCCCGAGCTGACGTCGCTGTTGCGCCGGGACGTGCTCGTGGTGGGCGTCGGCGCGATCACCGCCGGCCCGCTGGTGACCGCCGGCATCCCGGTCGTGCAGCCCGCCCGCGCCCGGATCGGCGCGCTGGCCCGGGAGCTGACCCTCGAACTGCCCGCGCGGGCGACCCGGCTGCGCATCGCGGCCCGGGACATCGAGCTGCGCGGCCAGGCCGTCGTCGTCGACGGGGAGCTGCGCCCCGTCCCCCCTGCCCCGATGGCCGTGCTCCGCGTGCTGGCCGCCGCCCGCGGCCGCGTGGTCTCCCGCCGCGACCTGCTGGCGGCGCTGCCCAGCGGTGGCGAGGAGCACGCCGTCGAAACCGCCATCGGCCGGCTGCGCTCGGCGTTGGGCGAACCGCGCATGGTCGCCACCGTCGTCAAGCGCGGCTACCGCCTGGCCATGGACCCCGCCGGAGTGGCCGTATGA
- the nirD gene encoding nitrite reductase small subunit NirD, translated as MTPVCELSVLRPDQGVAALLPDGSQVALFLTSAGTVHALGNIDPFSGAAVLARGIVGDRGGVPVVVSPVYKQAFELSTGKCLDDPSTGVPVHPVVVTDGVIQVGSP; from the coding sequence ATGACACCCGTGTGCGAGTTGAGCGTCCTCCGTCCCGACCAGGGGGTCGCGGCGCTGCTGCCCGACGGTTCCCAGGTGGCGTTGTTCCTGACCTCGGCGGGGACGGTGCACGCGCTGGGCAACATCGACCCGTTCAGCGGCGCGGCCGTGCTGGCGCGCGGCATCGTCGGCGACCGCGGCGGCGTGCCCGTGGTCGTGTCGCCGGTCTACAAGCAGGCGTTCGAGCTGTCCACCGGCAAGTGCCTGGACGACCCGTCGACCGGCGTGCCGGTGCACCCGGTGGTCGTGACCGACGGTGTCATCCAGGTCGGGTCACCGTGA